From the genome of Petrotoga sp. 9PW.55.5.1:
TGTTTAGATACTACTTACAAGGATTCATTGGCAAAACGTGGTTATAGAATTACCCATCTACCAAATTCTCTAAGAGAAACAATAGCGGCTAGTATGGTGATCCTATCAAAATGGAATAAGGATTATACTCTGATTGATCCTTTTTGCGGTTCTGGGACAATTCCCATTGAAGCAGCTTTATATGCTTCTAATTCTATACTAAGGAAGGACTATGCTTTTTTACAATGGAAAATTTTTAGAGATGTTAATTTGAGTAGTGTTACTGTAAATAATACTAGCAATTACGATATCTATGGATATGACAAGAATTACAAAGCAATAGAGATTGCCAAAGAAAATGCAAAAAGGGCAAATGTAAAAGTTCATTTTGAGAAAAAAAATATGGAATCACTAGAAAAAAGTGATGATTTAATATATTTCATATCTAATCTACCATATGGAATAAAAGTTGAAGATAATATAAAAGATACCTATAGAAAGATGAGGCATTTAAGCAGGGCTTTCCCTAATGCTAAATTTTTCTTTATTACACCAGAAGATAAGTTCGAAGAATATTTTGAAAAGAGAGCAAATAAGAAGTTCGAGTTTCAAAATAGTGGCATATGGGTTTGGTATTATTTGTTTTATGAATGACTTTAACCGGGGTGTTTTGAAGATACATAAAATCAAGTTAAGGGAGGGTGAAAAAATGAATGTAGAAGAGATTGTTTTAGAAAAAGCTAAAAACGCAAAAGCTGCATCTAAAAC
Proteins encoded in this window:
- a CDS encoding class I SAM-dependent RNA methyltransferase codes for the protein MVELIALCTAGLEAAPSFEIKKNGYKIINSSSGKVQFLASLKDIPNIVTHFRTVDRILIKINEFKVNSFDELYDNIFQTKWKDYIEKNGKVVVERVKITNSKLSATGAVASVIKKAIYENLKKSYKTNIWVENEIIYPLYIYLKNNKATICLDTTYKDSLAKRGYRITHLPNSLRETIAASMVILSKWNKDYTLIDPFCGSGTIPIEAALYASNSILRKDYAFLQWKIFRDVNLSSVTVNNTSNYDIYGYDKNYKAIEIAKENAKRANVKVHFEKKNMESLEKSDDLIYFISNLPYGIKVEDNIKDTYRKMRHLSRAFPNAKFFFITPEDKFEEYFEKRANKKFEFQNSGIWVWYYLFYE